The proteins below are encoded in one region of Pseudoduganella armeniaca:
- a CDS encoding DUF475 domain-containing protein, protein MKHFRISILVTVVLMVLAGWWGYSHGGIKAALTALWITGVLGVMEVSLSFDNAVVNASVLKDWNAFWQKLFLTVGILVAVFGMRLIFPLAIVAVATGLDLPAVWTMATTTPQEYSRHLMDVHEEVAAFGGAFLLLVFLNFLFDEEKDLHWIEWIERKAGKVGTEGLAILLALVAVCVAVEMVPEAKRFSVLYAGVVGIAIYVAVGWLSSLLEDEEHDAELGKAVQRGSIGGFLYLEVLDASFSFDGVIGAFAITSDVVIIMLGLAIGAMYVRSLTVYLVHKGTLDEFVYLEHGAHWAIGILAVIMFASVKYHIPEWFTGLSGVAFIVVSLYSSLKYRREARTAVA, encoded by the coding sequence ATGAAGCATTTTAGAATCTCGATTCTCGTCACCGTCGTGCTGATGGTGCTGGCCGGGTGGTGGGGCTACAGCCATGGCGGCATCAAGGCGGCGCTGACGGCGCTGTGGATCACGGGCGTCCTGGGCGTGATGGAAGTGTCGCTGTCGTTCGACAATGCCGTCGTCAACGCCTCCGTATTGAAGGACTGGAATGCGTTCTGGCAGAAGCTGTTCCTGACGGTGGGTATCCTGGTGGCCGTGTTCGGCATGCGCCTGATCTTCCCGCTGGCCATCGTGGCCGTCGCGACCGGGCTCGACCTGCCCGCCGTCTGGACGATGGCCACCACGACGCCGCAGGAATACTCGCGGCACCTGATGGACGTGCACGAGGAAGTGGCCGCGTTCGGCGGTGCGTTCCTGCTGCTGGTATTCCTGAACTTCCTGTTCGACGAGGAAAAGGACCTGCACTGGATCGAATGGATCGAGCGCAAGGCCGGCAAGGTGGGCACGGAAGGCCTGGCGATCCTGCTGGCACTGGTTGCGGTCTGCGTGGCGGTGGAAATGGTGCCGGAGGCCAAGCGTTTCTCCGTGCTGTATGCCGGTGTGGTCGGCATCGCCATCTATGTCGCCGTCGGCTGGCTGTCGAGCCTGCTGGAGGACGAAGAACACGACGCCGAGCTGGGCAAGGCGGTGCAGCGCGGCAGTATCGGCGGCTTCCTGTACCTGGAAGTGCTGGACGCCTCGTTCAGCTTCGACGGCGTGATCGGCGCCTTCGCCATCACCAGCGACGTCGTCATCATCATGCTGGGGCTGGCCATCGGCGCCATGTACGTGCGTTCGCTGACCGTCTACCTGGTGCACAAGGGCACGCTGGACGAGTTCGTCTACCTGGAGCATGGCGCGCACTGGGCCATCGGCATCCTGGCCGTGATCATGTTTGCCAGCGTGAAGTATCACATCCCGGAGTGGTTTACCGGGTTGTCCGGGGTGGCGTTCATCGTGGTGTCGCTGTACTCGTCGTTGAAGTACCGCCGCGAGGCGCGCACGGCCGTGGCATGA
- a CDS encoding divergent PAP2 family protein: MDIAYLVTPLLTWITVGPIKFLINSIKARQWAFNLVGNGGFPSNHSAVVSSMATLIALREGIGHPAFGVAVALCFIVIIDANSLRQHVGRQAAAINRLAGEMQGNAAGHKRLRERMGHTVVEILGGLATGIAIGHVVYAIFPRG; encoded by the coding sequence ATGGACATCGCATATCTCGTCACGCCATTGCTCACCTGGATCACCGTCGGCCCGATCAAGTTCCTGATCAACAGCATCAAGGCGCGGCAATGGGCGTTCAATCTCGTCGGCAACGGCGGCTTCCCCAGCAACCACAGCGCCGTCGTGTCCAGCATGGCGACCCTGATCGCGCTGCGCGAGGGCATCGGCCACCCGGCCTTTGGCGTGGCGGTGGCGCTGTGCTTCATCGTGATCATCGATGCCAACAGCCTGCGCCAGCACGTCGGGCGCCAGGCCGCGGCCATCAACCGGCTGGCCGGCGAAATGCAAGGTAATGCGGCCGGCCACAAGCGCCTGCGGGAACGGATGGGCCATACGGTGGTCGAAATCCTGGGCGGACTGGCGACCGGCATCGCCATCGGCCACGTCGTCTACGCCATCTTCCCACGCGGCTGA
- a CDS encoding efflux RND transporter periplasmic adaptor subunit yields MLRNTLTALAIAAALIACGKPDGASQAGGPEAAAKDGKDAKKQARLLIAPEDLLTVQSNSLASGPVITGSIQPERKADLRAEVGAVVLQVLKENGEVVRKGDLLVRLDETSIRDSVTSAEEAVRSARQVLDQAERMLERNKTLRTSGMTSMQALEDAEVRRNSAQSEVVAAKARLAQARQQLERTSVRAPFDGIVSERKVSSGDTAQVGKELIKVIDPSSMRFEGLVSADKIGVVKVGQNVLFRVNGYPGQNFQGRIKRVDPAANPVTRQVEVLVEFADKLQPRVAGLYAEGRVEAETSNALMIPASAMVQAGDSNYVWKIKDNKLAKTNLALGARDERTGMWQVTAGLAAGDLLLRTPGSTVHDGQSVQLTTPKNVASAAQPAAASKGN; encoded by the coding sequence ATGTTGCGCAATACCCTTACAGCCCTCGCCATCGCCGCGGCACTGATCGCCTGCGGCAAGCCGGATGGCGCCAGCCAGGCCGGTGGACCGGAAGCGGCCGCCAAGGACGGCAAGGACGCCAAAAAGCAGGCAAGGCTGTTGATCGCGCCGGAGGATCTGCTGACCGTGCAGTCGAATTCGCTGGCTTCCGGCCCCGTCATCACGGGCTCGATCCAGCCGGAGCGCAAGGCCGACCTGCGCGCCGAGGTGGGCGCCGTCGTGCTGCAGGTATTGAAGGAAAACGGCGAGGTCGTGCGCAAGGGTGACCTGCTGGTGCGCCTCGACGAAACGTCGATCCGCGACAGCGTCACGTCCGCCGAGGAAGCCGTGCGCTCGGCGCGCCAGGTGCTGGACCAGGCCGAACGCATGCTGGAACGTAACAAGACACTGCGCACGTCGGGCATGACGTCGATGCAGGCGCTGGAGGACGCCGAAGTGCGCCGCAACAGCGCCCAGAGCGAGGTGGTGGCGGCCAAGGCGCGCCTGGCCCAGGCCCGCCAGCAACTCGAGCGCACCAGCGTGCGGGCGCCGTTCGACGGCATCGTGTCCGAACGCAAGGTGTCCAGCGGCGATACGGCCCAGGTCGGCAAGGAGCTGATCAAGGTGATCGATCCGTCCAGCATGCGCTTCGAAGGGCTCGTCTCGGCCGACAAGATCGGCGTGGTGAAGGTGGGCCAGAACGTGCTGTTCCGCGTGAACGGCTATCCGGGCCAGAATTTCCAGGGCCGCATCAAGCGCGTCGATCCGGCCGCCAACCCGGTCACGCGCCAGGTCGAGGTGCTGGTCGAATTCGCCGACAAGCTGCAGCCGCGCGTGGCCGGCCTGTACGCGGAAGGGCGGGTCGAGGCGGAAACGTCGAACGCGCTGATGATTCCCGCCTCGGCCATGGTGCAGGCGGGCGACAGCAACTACGTCTGGAAGATCAAGGACAACAAGCTGGCCAAGACCAACCTGGCGCTGGGCGCGCGCGACGAGCGCACCGGCATGTGGCAGGTCACCGCCGGCCTGGCGGCGGGCGACCTGTTGTTGCGCACGCCCGGCTCGACCGTGCATGACGGCCAGTCCGTCCAGCTGACGACACCGAAGAACGTGGCCTCGGCCGCCCAGCCAGCCGCCGCAAGCAAGGGAAACTGA
- a CDS encoding efflux RND transporter permease subunit, with protein MFLSNFSVKRPIATVVLIIAMMCMGLLALNKLRVNQNPDVEFPLIVVSIPYPGASPETAEREITNRLEKSLQSISGVNELTSTSAEGSATIVMRFNFGKNLIEASDEIRNAIAAVRYKLPIEMREPILQRIDPSAQPIMQLSLSSKTQSHAAISRLAEDVLADKFRAIDGVATVSVDGSLRRELSVLLSAEKLREYNVAVSDVTNALRMQNTNAPVGKLRGTLEEKSIRLVGRIERPEDFQQVVVKRNGGELVRLAQVATIQDGFAESNSVSMRSGQPNVGISITRSRDASTVAVAKRVHDVVKEIKGTLPAGTMLEVTDDQGEDAQSSLNNVIESLVLGAGLTIFVVYAFLNSWRSTLITALSLPTSVIAAFVGVWLCGFTLNFMTLLGLSLAIGVLIDDAIVVRENIVRHMQLGADRRTAALNGTAEIGLAVAATTFSIMAVFIPVAFMPGITGEWFRPFALTVTCSVAVSLFISFTLDPMLSAFWGDPPNHHDAPRRGFEKYLQRFNHWFDRQADRYGNVIEWALHHRRWMAFIAIASFIAAIALQAKFGGASFVPKSDFGTIMIDVRTPSSSSLDYSRMKVLKADELARTLKETKDTNASVNLTGGRVYVNIGKKFERDRSAGEVAEDLRAKLAQLVGAEYTVLDDLSNNARKPVQIEFTGTDSRKLMELTNRFMEELKQVKGAVDVSLSELDPKDELQIELNRGLANSMGIAAGDAASALRVAFAGIEVGDWVDPTGETRDVAVRLAPEDRKAAENIERLPIAVAGTNQMVPLDQIATITMGKGPSTIKHKDGKRIISVSANVEGRSPGEVTADAMKLAKAMDFPPGYGLALGGSGKDMQEVFTQMAIALVSGVGLMYLILVMQFGSFTAPGAVMLSLPLSLIGVVGGLLLTNNTINLMSLIGVIMLMGLVAKNAILLLDAARKREEEGYGREDALMYAGRMRLRPILMTTFALIAGMLPVAIGAGEGGEFYRPLAIAIIGGTITSTLLTLLMVPTFYDSIEITRDRMFAKFGRRAQRWNVAVATVLTAIEVILALTLIRLVYRLLKALVMKLTGRRRPPAPPLAKAA; from the coding sequence ATGTTCCTCTCCAATTTCAGTGTCAAGCGGCCCATCGCGACGGTCGTGCTGATCATCGCGATGATGTGCATGGGCCTGTTGGCCCTGAACAAGCTGCGCGTGAACCAGAATCCCGACGTGGAGTTCCCGCTGATCGTCGTCTCGATCCCGTATCCGGGCGCTTCGCCCGAGACGGCCGAGCGCGAGATCACCAACCGCCTGGAAAAATCGCTGCAGAGCATCTCCGGCGTCAACGAGCTGACCAGCACGTCGGCCGAGGGCTCGGCCACGATCGTCATGCGCTTCAACTTCGGCAAGAACCTGATCGAGGCGTCGGACGAGATCCGCAACGCCATCGCGGCGGTGCGCTACAAGCTGCCCATCGAGATGCGCGAACCGATCCTGCAGCGCATCGACCCGTCCGCCCAGCCGATCATGCAATTGTCGCTGTCGTCCAAGACGCAAAGCCATGCCGCGATCTCGCGCCTGGCCGAAGACGTGCTGGCCGACAAATTCCGCGCCATCGACGGCGTCGCCACCGTCAGCGTCGACGGTTCGCTGCGGCGCGAACTGTCCGTGCTGCTGAGTGCGGAGAAGCTGCGCGAGTACAACGTCGCCGTCAGCGACGTCACCAACGCGCTGCGCATGCAGAACACCAACGCGCCGGTCGGCAAGCTGCGCGGCACGCTGGAAGAAAAGAGCATCCGCCTGGTGGGCCGCATCGAACGGCCGGAGGACTTCCAGCAGGTCGTCGTCAAGCGCAACGGCGGGGAACTGGTGCGCCTGGCCCAGGTGGCCACGATCCAGGACGGCTTTGCCGAGAGCAACAGCGTGTCGATGCGTTCGGGCCAGCCCAACGTGGGTATCTCGATCACCCGCTCGCGTGACGCCTCCACGGTGGCCGTGGCCAAGCGGGTGCACGACGTCGTCAAGGAAATCAAGGGCACGCTGCCAGCCGGCACGATGTTGGAAGTGACGGACGACCAGGGCGAAGACGCCCAGAGCAGCCTGAACAACGTGATTGAATCGCTGGTGCTGGGCGCCGGCCTGACGATTTTCGTCGTCTACGCGTTCCTGAACTCGTGGCGCTCGACCCTGATCACGGCGCTGTCGCTGCCCACCTCCGTCATCGCCGCCTTCGTCGGCGTATGGCTGTGCGGCTTCACGCTGAACTTCATGACGCTCCTGGGCCTGTCGCTGGCCATCGGCGTGCTGATCGACGACGCTATCGTGGTGCGGGAAAACATCGTGCGCCACATGCAGCTGGGCGCGGATCGCCGCACCGCCGCGCTGAACGGCACGGCCGAGATCGGCCTGGCCGTTGCCGCCACCACGTTCTCGATCATGGCCGTGTTCATCCCCGTCGCCTTCATGCCCGGCATCACGGGCGAATGGTTCCGGCCGTTCGCGCTGACGGTGACGTGCTCGGTGGCCGTGTCGTTGTTCATCTCGTTCACGCTGGACCCGATGCTGTCGGCCTTCTGGGGCGACCCGCCCAACCACCATGACGCGCCGCGCCGTGGCTTCGAGAAATACCTGCAGCGCTTCAACCACTGGTTCGACCGCCAGGCCGACCGCTACGGCAACGTGATCGAGTGGGCGCTGCACCACCGCCGCTGGATGGCGTTCATCGCGATCGCCAGCTTCATCGCCGCGATCGCCCTGCAGGCCAAGTTCGGCGGCGCCAGCTTCGTGCCGAAATCGGACTTCGGCACGATCATGATCGACGTGCGCACGCCGTCGTCGTCCAGCCTGGACTACTCGCGCATGAAGGTCCTGAAGGCGGACGAGCTGGCCCGCACGCTGAAGGAGACCAAGGACACCAATGCCTCGGTCAACCTGACCGGTGGCCGCGTCTACGTCAATATCGGCAAGAAGTTCGAGCGTGACCGCAGCGCCGGCGAAGTGGCGGAGGACCTGCGCGCCAAGCTGGCACAGCTGGTGGGCGCCGAATATACCGTGCTGGACGACCTCAGCAACAACGCCCGCAAGCCCGTGCAGATCGAATTCACCGGCACCGACTCGCGCAAGCTGATGGAGCTGACCAACCGCTTCATGGAAGAGCTCAAGCAGGTCAAGGGCGCGGTCGACGTCAGCCTGTCCGAACTGGACCCGAAGGACGAGCTGCAGATCGAGCTGAACCGGGGCCTGGCCAACTCGATGGGCATCGCGGCGGGCGACGCGGCGTCCGCGCTGCGCGTGGCGTTTGCCGGCATCGAGGTGGGCGACTGGGTCGACCCCACGGGCGAGACGCGCGACGTGGCCGTGCGCCTGGCACCGGAAGACCGCAAGGCGGCCGAGAACATCGAGCGCCTGCCGATTGCCGTGGCCGGCACCAACCAGATGGTGCCGCTGGACCAGATCGCCACGATCACGATGGGCAAGGGCCCGTCCACCATCAAGCACAAGGACGGCAAGCGCATCATCTCCGTCTCCGCCAACGTCGAGGGCCGCTCGCCGGGCGAGGTGACGGCCGACGCGATGAAGCTGGCCAAGGCGATGGACTTCCCGCCCGGCTACGGCCTGGCGCTGGGCGGCTCCGGCAAGGACATGCAGGAAGTGTTCACCCAGATGGCGATCGCGCTGGTGTCCGGCGTGGGCCTGATGTACCTGATCCTGGTGATGCAGTTCGGTTCGTTCACGGCGCCGGGCGCGGTGATGCTGTCGTTGCCGCTGTCGCTGATCGGCGTCGTCGGCGGCCTGTTGCTGACGAATAATACGATCAACCTGATGAGCCTGATTGGCGTCATCATGCTGATGGGCCTGGTAGCGAAAAACGCGATCCTGCTGCTGGACGCGGCGCGCAAGCGCGAGGAGGAAGGCTATGGCCGCGAGGATGCGCTGATGTATGCCGGCCGCATGCGCCTGCGGCCGATCCTGATGACGACGTTCGCGCTGATCGCCGGCATGCTGCCGGTCGCCATCGGCGCGGGCGAGGGCGGCGAGTTCTACCGTCCACTGGCCATTGCCATCATCGGCGGCACGATCACGTCCACCTTGCTGACCTTGCTGATGGTGCCGACGTTCTACGACAGCATCGAGATCACCCGCGACCGCATGTTCGCCAAGTTCGGCCGGCGTGCCCAGCGCTGGAACGTGGCGGTGGCGACCGTGCTGACGGCGATCGAGGTGATCCTGGCGCTGACCTTGATCCGCCTGGTCTACCGCCTGCTGAAGGCGCTGGTGATGAAGCTGACGGGGCGCCGCCGGCCGCCGGCACCGCCGCTGGCGAAAGCTGCCTGA
- a CDS encoding OmpP1/FadL family transporter: MTPKYLTLIIAAALSAVSVSAHASGYRFGSQSVSSQGTAEANGAEAADASTVFANPAGMARLDGRQIMGGVTAVVPHSTFNDEGSTRFTRTSSGGLPSQDDFVPKAVAAPSLYYTQKVNDQWSAGMGVFVPYGTNLSYDWNWSGRYALTNIKLVSMTLNPSVSFKPNEHHAFGFGLNAEFMKAKLGQAVDVPGSVAAAQATGTSAALLRTIVAAGGNPAALASVRDAHASVDGKDWGFGWNIGYMYMPTENTRFGIAYRSSIKHELEGGADWDFSGVTTDQKVNGVLQTVSHHVDSDALVELRTPETLSINGFHQFNDKWAGMFDVTWTKNSRMQNINIQFPGTESGDEVIRQQWKNTVRVALGANYKLNDAVTLRGGIAHDDAPVRNESLRHAALPDADRLQLSFGANWKVTPNSSIDLAYSYLDFKDARGSYTNNCRPGLTACTGNGETVTGTWRTHLQLVGLAYNYKF, encoded by the coding sequence GTGACCCCAAAATACCTGACCCTGATCATTGCCGCGGCGCTGTCCGCCGTGTCCGTCTCCGCTCACGCTTCCGGCTACCGTTTCGGTTCCCAGAGCGTCTCGTCGCAAGGTACCGCCGAAGCCAACGGCGCCGAGGCGGCCGATGCTTCCACCGTGTTCGCCAACCCTGCCGGCATGGCGCGCCTGGACGGCCGCCAGATCATGGGCGGCGTGACCGCCGTGGTGCCGCATTCGACCTTCAACGACGAAGGCTCGACCCGCTTCACCCGCACCAGCTCGGGCGGCCTGCCATCGCAGGACGATTTCGTGCCGAAGGCGGTCGCGGCACCGTCGCTGTACTACACGCAGAAGGTCAACGACCAGTGGAGCGCCGGCATGGGCGTGTTCGTCCCGTACGGCACCAACCTGAGCTATGACTGGAACTGGTCCGGCCGCTATGCGCTGACCAATATCAAGCTGGTTTCGATGACGCTGAACCCGTCCGTGTCGTTCAAGCCGAACGAACACCACGCCTTCGGTTTCGGCCTGAACGCCGAGTTCATGAAGGCCAAGCTGGGCCAGGCCGTGGACGTGCCGGGCTCGGTCGCCGCCGCCCAGGCAACCGGCACGAGCGCCGCGCTGCTGCGCACGATCGTAGCCGCCGGCGGCAACCCGGCCGCGCTGGCATCGGTGCGTGATGCGCACGCCAGCGTGGATGGCAAGGATTGGGGCTTCGGCTGGAACATCGGCTACATGTACATGCCGACCGAGAACACCCGCTTCGGCATCGCCTACCGCTCGTCCATCAAGCACGAGCTGGAGGGCGGTGCGGATTGGGACTTCTCCGGCGTCACGACCGACCAGAAGGTCAACGGCGTGCTGCAGACGGTTTCGCACCACGTGGATTCGGACGCCCTGGTCGAACTGCGTACGCCCGAGACGCTGTCCATCAACGGCTTCCACCAGTTCAACGACAAATGGGCCGGCATGTTCGACGTGACCTGGACCAAGAACTCGCGCATGCAGAACATCAACATCCAGTTCCCGGGCACGGAATCGGGTGACGAGGTGATCCGCCAGCAGTGGAAGAACACGGTCCGCGTGGCCCTGGGCGCGAACTACAAGCTGAACGACGCCGTGACGCTGCGCGGCGGTATCGCGCATGACGACGCGCCGGTGCGCAACGAATCGCTGCGCCACGCCGCGCTGCCGGATGCCGACCGCCTGCAACTGTCGTTTGGCGCCAACTGGAAGGTCACGCCGAACTCGTCGATCGACCTGGCCTACAGCTACCTGGACTTCAAGGACGCACGCGGCAGCTACACCAACAACTGCCGTCCTGGCCTGACGGCCTGCACCGGTAACGGCGAGACCGTCACCGGCACGTGGCGCACCCACCTGCAACTGGTCGGCCTGGCCTACAACTACAAGTTCTGA
- a CDS encoding NAD(P)H-hydrate dehydratase, producing the protein MSKPMHAAADGGTDITARTLRDWALPQPSFDGDKEVRGHVLIVGGAREMPGAVMLAATAALRAGAGKLTIATAASVAPLVGMAIPEARVIGLAETANGGFTLEAARKLGELAGKAGALLVGPGMQDDGATAELVHALLPRFAGTAIVLDACAMGAVRMAGEAHLLDEPKDMAHFRFAEPVLLTPHAGELAHLTDQDKDDVAADPQAAAVAAARRWNAVVALKGATTVIAAPGGQHWRHEGGNIGLAISGSGDALAGIIVGLAARGASLEQAAAWGVALHASAGEQLSIKYGVLGYLAREISAEVPGLLRTLAPA; encoded by the coding sequence ATGAGCAAACCGATGCACGCCGCCGCCGACGGCGGCACCGATATCACCGCGCGCACCCTGCGCGACTGGGCGTTGCCGCAGCCTTCGTTCGACGGCGACAAGGAAGTGCGCGGCCACGTGCTGATCGTGGGCGGCGCGCGCGAGATGCCGGGCGCCGTCATGCTGGCGGCCACGGCCGCCCTGCGCGCCGGCGCCGGCAAGCTGACCATCGCCACCGCCGCCAGCGTGGCCCCGCTGGTCGGCATGGCCATCCCCGAGGCGCGCGTGATCGGCCTGGCCGAGACCGCCAACGGCGGCTTCACCCTGGAAGCGGCGCGCAAGCTGGGCGAGCTGGCCGGCAAGGCCGGCGCGCTGCTGGTCGGCCCGGGCATGCAGGACGACGGCGCGACCGCCGAACTGGTGCACGCCCTGCTGCCCCGCTTTGCCGGCACCGCCATCGTGCTCGATGCCTGCGCGATGGGCGCCGTGCGCATGGCCGGCGAGGCGCACCTGCTGGACGAGCCGAAGGACATGGCGCACTTTCGCTTCGCCGAGCCGGTGCTGCTGACGCCGCACGCGGGCGAGCTGGCGCACCTGACGGACCAGGACAAGGACGACGTGGCGGCCGATCCGCAGGCGGCGGCCGTGGCGGCGGCGCGGCGTTGGAACGCCGTCGTCGCGCTCAAGGGGGCCACCACCGTCATCGCCGCGCCAGGCGGGCAGCACTGGCGCCACGAGGGCGGCAATATCGGCCTGGCCATCTCGGGCTCGGGCGACGCGCTGGCCGGCATCATCGTCGGCCTGGCCGCGCGCGGCGCCAGCCTGGAGCAGGCGGCGGCCTGGGGCGTGGCGCTGCATGCCTCCGCCGGCGAGCAGCTGTCCATCAAGTACGGCGTGCTGGGCTACCTGGCGCGCGAGATTTCGGCCGAGGTGCCGGGGCTGTTGCGCACGCTGGCGCCGGCCTGA
- a CDS encoding histidine phosphatase family protein — MEQKWPQQIWVVRHGQSAGNVAREAAEAASQFLIDIAERDMDVPLSELGSRQAEALADWFRAMAPEQRPNVVLFSPYARARDTAMTVVNALDREQMLTVVADERLREKEFGIIDRLTPLGIADKYPELHEQRRHVGKFYFRPPGGESWCDVILRLRSVLDTITREYRGERVLIVGHQVIVNCLRYLLERMDEQKILETDRAGDVPNCGVTAYAFDPAAGKHGKLVLQMANFVAPLTQTGVPVTAGKDQPAAPKS; from the coding sequence ATGGAACAGAAATGGCCCCAACAGATCTGGGTAGTGCGGCACGGCCAGAGCGCCGGCAACGTGGCGCGTGAGGCGGCCGAAGCCGCTTCCCAGTTCCTGATCGACATAGCCGAGCGCGACATGGACGTGCCGCTGTCCGAGCTCGGCAGCCGCCAGGCCGAGGCCCTGGCCGACTGGTTCCGCGCGATGGCGCCGGAACAGCGGCCCAATGTCGTGCTGTTCTCGCCTTACGCGCGGGCACGCGACACGGCCATGACCGTGGTCAATGCACTCGACCGTGAGCAGATGCTGACGGTCGTTGCCGACGAGCGCCTGCGCGAGAAGGAATTCGGCATCATCGACCGCCTGACGCCGCTGGGCATCGCCGACAAGTACCCCGAGTTGCACGAGCAGCGCCGCCACGTCGGCAAGTTCTATTTCCGGCCGCCCGGCGGCGAGAGCTGGTGCGACGTCATCCTGCGCCTGCGCAGCGTGCTCGACACCATCACCCGCGAATACCGCGGCGAGCGCGTGCTGATCGTCGGCCACCAGGTCATCGTCAACTGCCTGCGCTACCTGCTGGAGCGGATGGACGAGCAAAAAATCCTCGAAACCGACCGGGCCGGCGACGTGCCGAACTGCGGCGTCACCGCGTATGCGTTCGACCCCGCCGCCGGCAAGCACGGCAAGCTGGTGCTGCAGATGGCCAACTTCGTGGCGCCGCTGACGCAGACCGGCGTGCCGGTCACGGCCGGCAAGGACCAGCCCGCCGCACCCAAATCATAA
- a CDS encoding L-cystine transporter, which translates to MNPTLAIVLNLVAALVVLGFLYRQQKQHASFTVRVFTALGLGVLLGAVLQGVYGAASPVLKTTGDYLDIVGSGYVKLLQMIVMPLIMVSIVAAILKLRNASSLGKISALTIGTLMVTTVIAAALGILMAKLFGLTAVGLTASEAEVARGAYLQGKLADAQALSLPSMILSFLPANPFLDMTGGRKTSTIAVVIFSVFIGIAAHGIADKKPELFVSFDHFVKVAHAIVMRIVTIVLRLTPYGVFALMTQVVATSSYADIMNLLGFVAASYSALLLMFGVHLAIVAGTGLNPFRFAKKILPVLTFAFTSRSSAGAIPMNVQTQTQRLGTPEGIANFAASFGATIGQNGCAGIYPAMLAVMIAPTVGIDPYTAAFLVPLLAVVMIGSVGVAGVGGGATFAALIVLSTMNLPVALAGLLISIEPLIDMGRTALNVSGAITAGTVTSRVMGETDLAVFDGDGDGDVDADAKAA; encoded by the coding sequence ATGAACCCGACCCTTGCCATCGTCCTCAATCTTGTCGCCGCCCTCGTCGTGCTGGGCTTCCTGTACCGCCAGCAGAAACAGCACGCCAGCTTCACCGTGCGCGTGTTCACGGCACTGGGCCTGGGCGTGCTGCTGGGCGCCGTGCTGCAGGGCGTCTACGGCGCCGCCAGCCCCGTGCTGAAGACGACCGGCGACTACCTCGACATCGTCGGCAGCGGCTACGTCAAGCTCCTGCAGATGATCGTGATGCCGCTGATCATGGTGTCGATCGTGGCGGCCATCCTCAAGCTGCGCAACGCCAGTTCACTGGGCAAGATCAGCGCGCTGACGATCGGCACGCTGATGGTGACCACCGTCATCGCCGCGGCGCTGGGCATCCTGATGGCCAAGCTGTTCGGCCTGACGGCGGTGGGACTGACGGCCAGCGAGGCCGAGGTGGCGCGCGGCGCCTACCTGCAGGGCAAGCTGGCCGATGCCCAGGCGTTGTCGCTGCCGAGCATGATCCTGTCGTTCCTGCCGGCCAATCCCTTCCTCGACATGACGGGCGGGCGCAAGACCTCCACCATCGCCGTCGTCATCTTCTCCGTCTTCATCGGCATCGCCGCCCACGGCATCGCCGACAAGAAACCCGAGCTGTTCGTCTCGTTCGACCACTTCGTCAAGGTGGCGCATGCGATCGTGATGCGCATCGTCACCATCGTGCTGCGCCTGACGCCGTACGGCGTGTTCGCGCTGATGACGCAGGTCGTGGCCACCTCCAGCTACGCCGACATCATGAACCTGCTGGGCTTTGTGGCGGCGTCGTACAGCGCGCTGCTGCTGATGTTCGGCGTGCACCTGGCGATCGTCGCCGGCACCGGCCTGAACCCGTTCCGTTTCGCGAAGAAAATCCTGCCCGTGCTGACGTTCGCGTTCACCTCGCGCAGCAGTGCCGGCGCCATTCCGATGAACGTGCAGACGCAAACCCAGCGCCTGGGTACGCCGGAGGGCATCGCCAACTTCGCCGCCTCGTTCGGCGCCACCATCGGCCAGAACGGCTGCGCCGGCATCTACCCGGCCATGCTGGCCGTGATGATCGCGCCCACCGTCGGCATCGACCCGTACACGGCCGCCTTCCTGGTGCCGCTGCTGGCGGTCGTCATGATCGGCTCGGTCGGCGTGGCCGGCGTGGGCGGCGGCGCCACCTTTGCCGCGCTGATCGTGCTGTCGACGATGAATTTGCCGGTCGCGCTGGCCGGCCTCCTGATCTCGATCGAGCCGCTGATCGACATGGGCCGCACGGCGCTGAACGTCTCCGGCGCGATCACCGCCGGCACCGTCACCAGCCGGGTGATGGGCGAGACGGACCTGGCCGTGTTCGACGGCGACGGGGACGGCGACGTGGATGCGGACGCCAAGGCGGCTTGA